The following proteins come from a genomic window of Legionella cherrii:
- a CDS encoding ABC transporter ATP-binding protein/permease, which yields MTHKSPSEPSYFKRSVRFLFDYFKNSKNKRRAYWLLSGSVLSVLTLSALGFILGWWCFPYIFAAFIAKDLTLFAIGIGAGLLIAGGMAGFNYLANLLKNMLYVDWRSWLTKKIINQYLKNKTNYLEISRVYKNLDNPEQRIQEDIDKIVDSSLELTLGFIDNFSNLAIYITLLGIAGSSISFMFLGPGYLILTALLIGSISSLIGYYISNHLNKLTNEETKAQSNLRGTLHEVKNSSEEIAIEQAEKYYQNRLEHEVDSLNTTTTNRLSIENRVKTFNLFNGIFQAIVPFMIAIPLYITDLISLDVFYSVGYYFSMVARSLNWFIQSFEVINKFRTSLNRIDELQTILNTVHEGESTHKIIHKIDRDNQNLEVKNLELKLHGRHELLIKGLNLKFTPGIHTLIQAPSGTGKSSLFKAIAGTWLSGEGEIFIPKSRESIYFLPQKPTLPDDTLRNVLAYPDAYCPYSDEELINVLKAVNLEALTNKLNEKIGFKSLGEQQRIAFARVLLRKPEWLFLDEATASLDEDIEEQVYQLIKSHLPKTTIISIAHRSTVKRHHDNILFFSTNEQKEVQVKESRILDGYAKNVGAQFGK from the coding sequence GTGACTCATAAATCCCCTTCCGAACCCTCTTATTTCAAAAGAAGCGTCCGATTTTTATTTGATTATTTTAAAAATTCAAAAAATAAGCGCAGGGCTTATTGGTTACTTTCTGGCAGTGTACTTAGTGTTTTAACCTTATCTGCTCTTGGTTTTATCCTGGGATGGTGGTGCTTCCCCTATATTTTTGCGGCATTTATTGCCAAGGATTTAACTCTTTTCGCAATAGGGATAGGGGCCGGACTTTTGATTGCAGGGGGTATGGCCGGATTTAATTATTTGGCAAACCTACTTAAAAATATGTTGTATGTTGATTGGCGCTCTTGGCTAACAAAAAAGATAATCAATCAGTACTTAAAAAATAAAACGAATTATCTGGAAATTTCCAGAGTTTACAAAAATCTTGATAACCCGGAACAACGCATTCAAGAAGATATCGATAAAATTGTTGACTCATCCCTGGAACTAACCTTGGGATTTATCGATAATTTTTCTAATCTTGCAATTTACATCACACTCTTAGGCATAGCTGGAAGCTCCATATCGTTCATGTTCTTAGGTCCTGGCTACTTAATCTTAACGGCACTATTGATAGGAAGTATTTCCTCACTGATTGGTTACTATATAAGCAATCACTTGAATAAATTGACCAACGAGGAGACTAAAGCACAGTCCAATTTGCGAGGAACGCTACACGAAGTTAAGAATTCCTCTGAAGAAATTGCCATTGAACAGGCAGAGAAATACTACCAAAATCGTCTTGAACATGAAGTGGATTCCTTAAATACAACAACCACAAACCGATTATCTATCGAAAATAGAGTCAAAACATTTAATCTATTTAATGGTATTTTTCAAGCAATTGTTCCATTCATGATTGCAATTCCTTTATACATCACCGACCTGATTAGTTTGGATGTTTTTTATTCTGTTGGCTACTACTTTTCCATGGTGGCTCGCTCACTCAACTGGTTTATTCAATCCTTTGAAGTAATTAATAAATTTAGAACAAGCCTGAATCGTATTGATGAGTTACAAACCATTTTAAATACAGTGCATGAAGGCGAGTCAACACACAAAATTATTCATAAAATAGATAGGGATAATCAAAATCTCGAGGTAAAAAACTTGGAGCTTAAATTGCATGGCCGTCATGAATTACTTATAAAGGGGCTTAATTTAAAATTCACTCCAGGGATACATACTCTCATTCAAGCCCCTTCAGGAACAGGAAAAAGCAGTTTATTTAAAGCCATTGCTGGTACCTGGCTATCGGGGGAAGGTGAAATCTTTATTCCTAAAAGTCGGGAGTCTATTTATTTTTTACCTCAAAAACCGACTCTTCCTGATGATACTCTAAGGAACGTACTCGCTTATCCAGATGCGTATTGTCCTTATTCTGATGAAGAATTAATTAATGTCCTCAAAGCCGTGAACCTGGAAGCACTCACCAATAAATTAAATGAAAAAATCGGCTTTAAATCTTTGGGTGAACAACAACGAATCGCCTTTGCACGTGTCTTATTAAGAAAGCCAGAATGGCTGTTTTTGGATGAAGCGACCGCTTCTTTAGATGAAGACATAGAGGAACAAGTCTATCAACTCATTAAATCACATCTGCCAAAAACAACCATCATTAGTATTGCTCATCGCTCAACAGTAAAGCGTCATCATGATAATATTTTATTTTTTAGCACCAATGAACAAAAAGAGGTGCAGGTAAAAGAAAGTAGGATTTTAGATGGGTACGCAAAGAATGTAGGCGCCCAGTTCGGCAAGTAG
- a CDS encoding alanyl-tRNA editing protein — protein sequence MQKIFWDNPYQRKLMTKVVSVNKNRLLFAETIGFSFSGGQESDKVSVNGLLVTHSEIEDDLIYYTLPSGHGLSEGDVVLMEIDFVRRYKLMRLHFAAELILELVQRMLPIEKIGAHIAEHKARIDFNCKHNISDIFDTLLLEYNQIIAKDMPIRTGFSDEKSQRRYWEIEGFARVSCGGTHVKSTAEVGYIRLKRANVGKGKERIEIYLVQ from the coding sequence ATGCAAAAAATATTTTGGGATAATCCCTATCAACGCAAATTAATGACTAAAGTGGTATCAGTAAATAAGAATCGACTACTTTTTGCAGAGACTATTGGCTTTTCGTTTTCTGGTGGTCAGGAAAGCGATAAGGTGAGCGTGAATGGTTTGCTCGTCACTCATTCTGAAATAGAAGATGACTTGATTTATTATACATTACCTTCGGGGCATGGGCTTTCTGAAGGGGATGTTGTCCTTATGGAAATTGACTTTGTTCGCCGCTACAAATTAATGCGCCTTCATTTTGCTGCTGAATTAATCTTGGAACTGGTCCAAAGAATGCTTCCCATTGAAAAAATAGGTGCTCATATTGCTGAACATAAGGCGAGAATCGATTTTAACTGTAAGCACAATATCTCGGATATCTTTGACACTCTTCTGCTTGAATACAATCAAATTATTGCAAAAGATATGCCTATACGCACTGGGTTTTCTGATGAGAAAAGTCAAAGACGCTATTGGGAAATCGAAGGATTTGCCAGGGTTTCTTGTGGTGGAACGCATGTAAAATCAACCGCTGAAGTGGGTTATATCAGGCTAAAAAGAGCAAATGTGGGTAAAGGCAAAGAGCGAATCGAAATTTATCTGGTGCAATAA
- a CDS encoding ParD-like family protein: MGIVKISDELHEATKLMARAMSRSINSQAEYWIRIGKLAEENPSITYSEILKILINQASSGEIRDVSEDA, from the coding sequence ATGGGTATAGTCAAAATTTCTGATGAATTACATGAAGCAACGAAACTGATGGCAAGAGCCATGAGCCGCTCAATTAACTCTCAAGCAGAATATTGGATTCGAATAGGAAAGCTGGCAGAAGAAAATCCATCCATTACTTACTCTGAAATTCTCAAAATTTTAATCAATCAAGCATCATCAGGTGAGATACGCGATGTTAGTGAAGACGCCTAA
- a CDS encoding helix-turn-helix domain-containing protein, which translates to MQEISKRIAKTLKSLRHERGWSLDKTAIETGVSKAMLGQIEREESSPTISTLWKIASGLQTSFSSFIEDSLNHSTNPVYRTGDAEILHPDDQKIRVLPLFPFDEQLHFELFVIELLPGCEHLSPPHKHGVIEHVIVVDGTIEILLDGCWKTLSKGEGLRFNANQSHGYRNPTNELSRIHDIIHYPPQ; encoded by the coding sequence ATGCAAGAAATTTCAAAACGTATTGCAAAAACATTAAAATCATTAAGACACGAGCGAGGTTGGAGTTTAGATAAGACTGCGATTGAAACCGGTGTTTCTAAAGCGATGCTTGGGCAAATTGAGCGAGAAGAATCAAGCCCAACGATTTCTACCTTATGGAAAATTGCGAGTGGGCTGCAAACCTCCTTTTCCTCGTTTATTGAAGATAGCCTCAATCATTCAACCAATCCAGTTTATAGAACTGGGGATGCCGAAATCTTGCATCCAGATGACCAAAAAATACGAGTACTACCCCTGTTTCCTTTTGATGAGCAGCTACATTTTGAATTGTTTGTTATTGAGTTATTGCCCGGATGTGAACATCTTTCACCTCCTCATAAACATGGAGTTATTGAACATGTCATTGTTGTGGATGGAACTATTGAGATTTTGTTAGACGGATGCTGGAAAACACTCTCCAAAGGAGAAGGACTTCGTTTTAATGCCAATCAATCGCATGGCTACCGGAATCCAACCAATGAACTATCCCGCATCCATGATATTATTCACTACCCACCTCAATAG
- a CDS encoding helix-turn-helix transcriptional regulator, translating to MITRELAHFMCTESTLTAGTDNILDTTLANVYVKDKKGRYLDCNHTMLCVNKMQAEDIKGKMDVDLLWKEQAPILMKNDATIIQENQVKTFIEAVQFDNGPLRHYISRKAPLYTRQGKVIGIVGISFLIDSDTSLFTAIQEPSIIGHDNPSHSSTQHSNNQLTTKQIKCLYYLVQGMTIKQIGQQLNLSPRTVEDHLNAAKNKLNCYSRSQLITKALQLPMIRNQL from the coding sequence ATGATAACGCGTGAACTAGCCCACTTTATGTGTACTGAATCTACTCTAACAGCCGGTACGGACAATATTTTGGATACTACTTTGGCGAACGTCTATGTGAAAGATAAAAAAGGGCGCTATTTAGACTGCAACCATACCATGTTATGCGTTAACAAGATGCAAGCAGAAGATATAAAGGGAAAAATGGACGTTGATTTGTTATGGAAGGAACAAGCTCCCATCCTCATGAAAAATGATGCAACGATTATCCAAGAGAATCAAGTGAAAACCTTTATTGAAGCTGTTCAGTTCGATAATGGCCCTTTACGACACTACATCAGTCGAAAGGCACCCTTGTATACACGACAAGGAAAGGTCATTGGCATTGTGGGGATCTCATTTTTGATTGATTCTGACACCTCATTGTTTACGGCGATACAGGAGCCAAGCATTATAGGTCACGATAATCCATCTCATTCGTCGACTCAACACTCCAACAATCAGCTCACAACGAAGCAAATTAAATGTTTGTATTATTTGGTCCAAGGAATGACAATAAAACAAATTGGTCAACAATTAAATCTATCCCCGAGAACTGTTGAGGACCATCTTAATGCAGCTAAAAATAAACTCAACTGCTACAGTCGAAGTCAGTTAATCACCAAAGCATTGCAGTTGCCGATGATTAGAAATCAATTGTAA
- a CDS encoding DUF922 domain-containing Zn-dependent protease, producing the protein MRKLAFIVIYFVAFNAKVFATPAVYATQTFYKILGTTEHDLRNQLNKLGPFFSDKRYDAKTTWQINWNYKWHYDNPTKNPCYLTEVKVTANIVTILPEWEDKDHGSAEAQLKWENYLAHLSQHEEGHANNGKEVAAEIENALLAIPPMLSCELLQSTIENTAQVIVKRHNIWDINYDATTQHGKTQGASFP; encoded by the coding sequence ATGAGAAAACTGGCTTTTATTGTAATTTATTTTGTAGCCTTTAATGCAAAAGTTTTTGCGACCCCTGCTGTCTATGCTACCCAGACCTTCTATAAAATACTTGGGACTACCGAACATGATTTGCGCAATCAGCTGAATAAGTTAGGGCCTTTTTTCTCAGATAAACGCTATGATGCAAAAACAACTTGGCAAATTAATTGGAACTATAAATGGCATTATGATAATCCCACCAAAAATCCTTGCTACCTTACAGAAGTAAAGGTAACGGCTAATATTGTGACTATCTTACCTGAATGGGAAGATAAAGATCACGGTAGTGCTGAGGCCCAATTAAAATGGGAGAATTACCTTGCTCATTTGAGCCAACATGAAGAGGGACACGCAAATAATGGTAAGGAAGTGGCCGCTGAAATAGAAAACGCCTTATTAGCCATCCCTCCAATGCTTTCTTGCGAGCTGCTGCAATCCACTATTGAAAATACAGCTCAAGTTATCGTGAAGCGACATAATATCTGGGATATAAATTATGATGCGACAACCCAACATGGCAAAACACAGGGAGCTTCCTTTCCCTAG
- a CDS encoding GNAT family N-acetyltransferase, protein MIFFTAAGKTHTLEFKQLSQFKEDKEAHIKLTASWAKKAWGYLHQSDKKFYQRDIHKKQEQIYVATFNGLPVAMFGLFEKRLFPFQDDVGDDPISQDTGLKAIYFDYIFVEEKFRGLGFARQLLNQAKALAIESGADLIYLDTLNPKLNNMYIKLGAKVICEGQYMENPTDVLSIKL, encoded by the coding sequence ATGATATTTTTTACCGCAGCAGGGAAAACACACACGCTTGAATTTAAACAACTATCCCAATTCAAGGAAGATAAAGAGGCTCACATAAAGCTTACGGCATCATGGGCCAAGAAAGCATGGGGATATTTGCATCAAAGTGATAAGAAATTTTATCAACGAGATATTCATAAAAAACAGGAGCAGATTTATGTTGCAACGTTTAATGGATTACCTGTTGCCATGTTTGGTTTATTTGAAAAAAGATTATTTCCATTTCAAGATGATGTAGGGGATGACCCAATTTCCCAGGATACCGGTTTAAAAGCCATTTATTTTGATTATATTTTTGTCGAAGAGAAATTCAGAGGTTTAGGTTTTGCGCGACAACTTTTAAATCAGGCAAAAGCTTTGGCTATTGAATCCGGTGCTGATTTAATTTACCTGGATACTTTAAATCCTAAACTAAATAATATGTACATAAAACTCGGAGCAAAGGTTATTTGTGAAGGGCAATATATGGAAAATCCAACGGACGTATTAAGCATTAAGCTTTAA
- a CDS encoding DUF2000 domain-containing protein has protein sequence MVVQPFKNKLVAVLNKRIEPGKVMNALAHMCIGLGAVIGENELRLTDYRDADGGSHPYISEIPFIILCENSNKIRTLRQNALEKNVLFNDFTDTMTVGTYQEQIERTAQVKDNDLIYYGIVLFGDWDVVTELTRKCSLWR, from the coding sequence ATGGTTGTACAACCTTTTAAAAACAAACTGGTTGCAGTGCTTAATAAGCGTATTGAGCCAGGAAAAGTAATGAATGCACTTGCTCATATGTGTATTGGTTTAGGGGCTGTGATTGGTGAAAATGAACTGCGTTTAACTGATTATCGAGATGCAGATGGAGGCTCTCACCCGTATATTTCAGAAATACCTTTTATCATTCTATGTGAGAACTCCAATAAAATTAGAACATTACGCCAGAATGCTTTAGAAAAAAATGTTCTTTTTAATGATTTTACCGATACGATGACTGTTGGCACCTATCAGGAGCAAATTGAAAGGACCGCACAGGTTAAAGATAACGATCTGATTTACTACGGCATTGTTTTGTTTGGCGATTGGGACGTGGTGACAGAACTCACTAGAAAGTGTTCTTTGTGGCGATGA
- a CDS encoding carboxymuconolactone decarboxylase family protein, producing the protein MSDKFSHITKDISTQLAKMRKEMPEVMSGFSALAQAATKDGVLDKKTKELIAMALAVAKQCDGCIGFHAQALIKLQATREEFLETLGMAVYMGGGPSLMYAAEALEAFEEFSK; encoded by the coding sequence ATGTCAGATAAATTTTCTCACATCACCAAAGACATCAGTACTCAATTAGCTAAAATGCGTAAGGAAATGCCGGAAGTCATGTCTGGATTTTCAGCTCTTGCGCAAGCAGCCACTAAAGACGGTGTACTCGATAAAAAAACTAAAGAATTAATTGCTATGGCCCTTGCTGTTGCAAAGCAATGTGATGGTTGCATCGGATTTCATGCGCAAGCTTTAATTAAGTTACAAGCAACACGCGAAGAATTTTTAGAAACTTTAGGTATGGCTGTATACATGGGCGGTGGTCCATCTCTAATGTATGCTGCAGAAGCTTTAGAAGCGTTTGAAGAGTTCAGTAAATAG
- a CDS encoding VOC family protein, with amino-acid sequence MSQVGMDHFVLNVRNIDTMLVFYEEILGLHPERVEEFRAGKISFPSVRINADTIIDLFPREVTTSEQDERANHLNHFCLSFDKHDWDKLYQRIKSHGIAIEEGPVARWGAHGQGISLYILDPEHNKIELRYYP; translated from the coding sequence ATGTCTCAAGTTGGAATGGATCATTTTGTACTTAATGTAAGAAATATTGACACAATGCTCGTCTTTTACGAGGAGATTTTGGGATTACATCCAGAGCGAGTAGAGGAGTTTCGTGCAGGCAAAATTTCATTTCCATCAGTCCGTATTAACGCAGATACGATTATTGATCTTTTCCCCAGAGAAGTGACGACCTCTGAGCAGGATGAGCGTGCTAATCATTTAAATCATTTTTGTCTTTCCTTTGATAAACATGACTGGGACAAGCTGTATCAAAGAATCAAATCTCATGGTATCGCGATTGAGGAAGGTCCCGTGGCACGTTGGGGGGCACATGGACAAGGCATTTCACTTTATATTTTGGATCCAGAACACAATAAAATCGAACTACGATATTATCCATAG
- the map gene encoding type I methionyl aminopeptidase: MLVKTPKEIEKMRVASNLAASVLQMIETYVVAGISTSKLEEICRQYIINDLGAIPSTLNHYGFPACICTSINHVVCHGIPSDKILKNGDIINIDVTVQKDGYIGDTSKMFLVGTVKPFAKKLVAVAQECLYKAISIVRPGTQLGDIGNIIQTHAEQHGYSVVREYGGHGIGRSMWEEPDVMHFGKPNTGLRLHAGMTFTIEPMLNLGRKEVKTLGDGWTVVTKDHKLSAQWEHTILVTDHGYEVLTLRPEEHLI, translated from the coding sequence ATGTTAGTGAAGACGCCTAAAGAAATAGAAAAAATGCGGGTTGCCAGTAATCTAGCAGCCTCTGTCCTCCAAATGATAGAAACTTATGTGGTTGCAGGGATCAGTACGAGTAAACTTGAGGAAATTTGCCGTCAATACATCATTAATGATTTAGGAGCAATTCCCTCAACATTAAACCACTATGGATTTCCTGCGTGCATTTGCACCTCCATAAATCATGTGGTGTGTCATGGCATCCCTTCTGATAAGATACTTAAAAATGGCGATATTATTAATATTGACGTTACAGTTCAAAAAGACGGTTATATCGGTGATACCAGCAAAATGTTTCTCGTGGGTACTGTAAAACCTTTTGCTAAAAAATTAGTAGCGGTTGCCCAGGAGTGTCTCTATAAAGCGATTTCAATAGTCCGTCCAGGAACTCAGCTGGGTGATATAGGCAATATAATCCAAACGCATGCAGAACAACATGGATATTCAGTGGTGCGTGAGTATGGTGGCCATGGAATTGGTCGTTCCATGTGGGAAGAACCAGATGTCATGCATTTTGGCAAACCTAATACCGGATTACGATTACACGCAGGAATGACGTTTACCATTGAACCAATGCTCAATTTAGGTCGTAAGGAAGTCAAAACGTTAGGCGATGGTTGGACTGTGGTCACCAAAGATCACAAATTATCCGCACAATGGGAACATACCATTTTAGTCACTGATCATGGATATGAGGTACTTACCTTAAGACCAGAAGAGCATTTGATTTAA